Genomic DNA from Theobroma cacao cultivar B97-61/B2 chromosome 3, Criollo_cocoa_genome_V2, whole genome shotgun sequence:
ATTGAAGAAACATGACACTTCTACGAAGCAGTGACGCTGCAAAGGCAACCATGTTTCAGGCTCTACCCTTACTCCCTACTCCACTGAAGTTTGTGTTGCCCGAACATTTTGAAAGCAAGGAAGAGGCTCTGTGCCACTTGATCTACACTCAAATGTCGAATCTCTTTGTTTCAGTTGAATGTTAATTGTCGAACCCAAGGAGTTTTTGCATGAAAAACACGTCGAAATGAAACATGGAACCACGCCAAACTTTGAGGTCTTTTGAGGCTCGCCTTTATGTCAACTGATCTGCCAGGATAAGATacttcataaaatttcatcatttacaTGATTATCTTGggagaaaacaaagaaaatactTAAAAGTCAATGTGAAACCGAAATATTAAGCATATGGATACTGACATTATTAAACTGTAAAATGGGCTTTACAACTGGGGCCAACTTCCCTAGGCGCTGAACACCTAAACTCAAACTTCACGTATTTCCTTTTACAGGGGAAGTGTTCCTAAAACAATCCACAACTACGACACTAATCACACATGATAACCAAAAATCGAATGAAATTAAGTAGGGAGTGCGATGCATGTTGTCTCCATTAAgtgaaaaaagagagaaaaaaaaaatgtgccTCAGGGACTATGTGTACAGTGTAGTCCAAAGATTTGCCTTAAGATCTAAACTCTGAATACACAAAAGAATTTCAGGCAGAGGCAGCCACACTTATCATGCATTTAGCTTTTGCCAAGTCAGCTCAATTAAGTTCCCCAGATCACTCCGATTTCCGTGTGCTCAGAGAATTTCCTTCCAGAACCGAACAGATCTGTCAGTTCCACAGGATATGAATGCAGCCTCTGTTGGTGAGTGATCGATCCAACGAGGTGCACCAATATGGTTGGAAGGCCACTTTGCCACTTTTTCTGCTGTCAATGCATCCCAAATAACAATCTGCATCCATCAGAGAAAAATTAGCAGATGCCAACCATAGGAGATTATATACTTGCCACTATTCTCAGGAAGTTGAACAAACCTCATTGCTAGGTTCATCTATAGATAGCACAAACTCTTCAGTATCATTAAAAACAGCCTGCAGAAAACAGATTGATGTGTTTAGTAGTTATGATCCATAAAAATCTTTAAGGTCATTAAATTCTACTTTAAAATGAACACATGACCAAATCCTTCCAGTTAATGGCAAGCGTTGTTTTAGCTAGAAAATCTACAAATTGTGTGATAAGTCTTTTATATACCTAATAGCAAATTTGGAGGATAGTTGATTAGACCTTGAGACCTCACAGAAGAGGTGTGACTGCTAATTAGCTCATCCTTTCAGCCACCATGCAGTGACTAtagaaatatttaaataaccaAGACAACAAGGAAGCttaatcaaaaagaaaaccaccctTGCATACCTGGCACCGCGATTGTGTGTGAGTAGATCCAAGATATTGTTTGACCAATCTTCCAGTGCCAATCTCCCAAAGCTTTACAGTTGAATCCTTTCCacaagaaagaacaaaccTAGAAAGTCGATACCATGGTCATGTTTTTTTAAGCATGCCAAGGTACTAATCCATATAACCACGTGAAGTTTACGAATCATGTTGAGAAGCAACATCCTATTTATTCTACATGATTAGTTCTTAAAAGGAAATTTGTGCCTCTATATGCACTTTCTGCCATCAATTGATTTGCAGTTAAATTAGGCAATTAGTACTTATAATCTATGAAAGATGTGGATTTAGTCCCTGTACAATAATTTGTGTAAATTGAGTCTTTATACTTTTTCAATTTGTTAATTTCAGTCCAAACCCTAAAATCATTAAGTTTCCACTGTTAAGTATGCTGATGTGGCATTTGATGACATGGCAAATGCTGATGTAACATTTGTTGACAAGACTACCAATGAACAAAACACCCCAACTCCTTTCAAGTCATGGATTGGTTTCTCAAAACAAataggaaaagaaattgagaGAAATCTTGTGGACACTTGTTAGAACACTGAAACatcacttttttctttccaaatttCTGTTTTGTAATTGGTCAATTTGAGTGGGAAAAAAAGATAGCGTAAACTTTGCAAAAATTATGGAGACATAATTTAACGGTGTTAAGGTTTGGACTGACATTAACAAATTGGAAAAGTACATGGacttaatttacaaaaattattgtaCGGGAACTAAATTCACATTTTTAATAGTGTACAGGGactaattacataatttgaCCATTGATTTGCACCCCGTAAACTGTACTCTGCTTCACCATCTGTTACAAACTAAAAGTAGACTACGGCCCTTGTCTAGAgaaaaatttctcattttatgACATAACATGTTGTCTCcatttaataatataacaatGCAACATATAAAGCTGCATATTCTGCAATATATAGCccatttaatttataaattaaaacacaTCCTACTTATAACCAAACCGTTTAACATCCATACCTTTGATCCTTAGTAAAACATGCACTTGTGGCCTCTGCTGTTCCATGTGCACCAACAATGGAGCGCACACAACTGGCACTTATTCCATCCCATAACCGAATAGCACCATCTTTAGATGCAGTAACATACATGCCACCTGTAGAAGAATATCTCACCTGCACACGGAAACAGATTGAATTATGGACTTAATAGCCTCAATTTATCTgtaataaatggatgagagATCCTTCTGTTTTGGAAGATGTGATATTTTATACCTGATTAATGGCTCCATTAACACCAATCTCTGGTGGATTTGCAGATAGATAACATTGGAACGTATTAACATCGTACAAGTGTGCTATCGGATGATCAGTTCCTGTCAGTTTTCATCCCGACCTTGTAAGTAGTCAAATCATGGTAATAGACCAAACTCAAAAGAAAGAACTCCTCGCAGAAGTTCACCATATGCCACTCTAGCTCAGATGCTTACCAATTTAGCAGAGATACAAAAATTAGATCAGCATTTATCAAAGTACATATTTCAAAAAGGTTCAACTTACAACAAGAAACAAAGCCATTTCCCACTATGTACGGTTGGATATATGAATCATATTGTGCACTTTGCTCAAGGTTCATattgttttaataattttttttggtacaTAAGGGtttaataaacttaaaatacaaaaaataaaatacttttGAATAATTCAAAGTTGTCAAATTTGCAAACTTTTGTATTCTGAGACAATTCAAACATGCTTTACAACATCTACAGTTCTATCATCACCCCCTGTTAAATTGCTGagaaaatatgattatatacTTTTTACGAACTTCAAATCATGATCATTTCATTTGGATCAGTCCTTATCTGAAATAAAGTAACAGAGTATCACTAGATTAACAATCCTCTGTTGTAAAGAGATGAAACAGGCTTTTACTAAAAGGTAGGTTAAGTAACCTCGAAAGGTCTGGTATATGAAAATTCAAATGCATAACACAGGACAAGTAGttcaattaaatcaaataattctaagtttcaacatgttttagttttccaCAAGAATATTCATCTAAGGTTCTATGATAATAatgttgaataaaaaattaagcagGCAAGAAAAGATCAAACACAGAAAATATGAAGCAAATAATTTACCTGCTAGAAGGAAATCACCAGATGGATGGAAAGATACAGATCGTACATTGTGAGTATCCTGGGTTATCATAAGTAGAAAATTTACTATAATGTCATAAATATATACTAAAGTCAAATTCTGCAGCTAAGTTCAGAAACCATGATTGAAACAGTGTCAAAATAACAGGCAAAACCTGGATAACTCTGAAGGCTCTCTTTGCAGTAGCtttggaaaaatcaaagaaccTGTAAACACGTAATAAGCATAATGTTGAAATGCCAGTTAATATGAATTCCATCTACCACTAGAAACAATAAAGTTTAAGgcaaaaaaaaacacaatttatcACTAAGGAGTTACTGATAAACTAAAAATGAGAGGAATATAAGACATGCAAGACAGAAtggaaaactaaaaagaaaccTCAGAGTAGATTAAATTTAGATGAGAAGTCATACTTTATTGTGTGATCTTTTGCCCCAGATATCAGCACAGTACTCTGAGGATGGAAATCCAAATCATTTATTGGCTGCATTTCAGCAGAAAAGTGTTAGACCATGCAAGGgaaaataaacatatttaatcaGCTTTTAGAGTTAAGGGAAACAGAGATTATGCATAAATTATAAAGTAATTGTTAACATCTGATTCTATGAAGATGACCCTTTTAGACTCTATCATGAGAGGTCTGAAGCACAAACTTTAACAAAATCAAGAGATCTATCACTTCAGCCACAAATTATGAGAAAAATATACAGAttcaaagaaagaagaaatacaaaaGAAGCAATATACAGCTACAAAGTATGAAGTATCAGTTCCTTTATAGCATTCCCTTGATCCCAAAAGAAGCAATCATGAAAATAAtgttaataaattttagaCACTAGCTCATGTTAGTTGCAGCTCAGTGAAAAGTGGGACCTTCACTTGAAAGACAGCaggaaaaattaattgatcaaatataCAAGCATCCAGATATATCACAGAGAAGACATGCAAAAACAAGATGGAAATGAACTGGAAAGAGGgttataatgaaaaataattaggGTTTGGAACTAaatgaaacataaaaattatttttcataaccATGAGAATGGTTGGCATTAAGCATACTGCGGAAAAACCAATTCACCAATACCTGTACATGGTCATAAAATGTCCTTATGACAGGTCGCACAGGACCATCCTTTGAATCTGGCAGCATCATTTGCTTTATTTTTGATATCTGCCAATGAAATAACATCATGGGAGTTAGATATTGTCCATATTGAAATAAACTGAACCATACAAATACAAGAATCATTACCTCAAAGAGCTTAATTGATGTGTCAGCACTTCCAGTAGCAACAAACCTCCCATCAGGACTAAACCTTGCACACCTTGCAATATTCTTAAGAATATTTAACCCATCAGTTTTATGTCATTCAGTTTCAAGAACATATTGCAGAGATATCTTAAGCAAACCTTGTGCTCGGAAAGATGCCTTGTCTCATGCTTTGGAAAGCTCTTTGATGAGCCTTTTGTATCCTGCACAGCACTGGTTTCACAATAGACATTCACTATGAGTTTATCCCTGCTAATAGGAAGGACTTTCAAGCTTAAAAAGCTCAGATTCTTAACTACACATTAAAATCACATTAATGCATTGAAAACAAGAGGGCATACATATCAAACtagttaaaatgaaaaagcaaGGATTTTAGCAAGAGGTATTACCTAAAATCAACAGAAGAAACCCGAGGAGCCGGAATCGAGCCATAAGCCAAAGCTCCCCCCAGATCAAACAATGCAGAAGAAGAAACCCCTCTTAACATCTCATCTTTCTCCACTGCAAGACCCTGTTATCACCTTAGaactaaaaaaagaaacttgttttttttttgttttcctttaaCCCAAACAACAAAAGGAACCCACCTTAGCAACAAGCTCAAGGAGCTTATTTGGAGGGGCTTCAACGTCTAGAGGAGTCATTGTTGCTGCAGCCACAGCTCTTGCAGCCTAGAaaccaataaaagaaaaaaaaagtttgataaaatcaggaataaaaaaaaaggggggaaGGGTAGGGAGATTGAAGAAGCGGGATTACTTGGGTGAGATTGTGATGGCGAAGATGAGCAACGATGAGGGAATTGAGTTGCCTGTAAAGTTTCCCTTCTTGGAGTGTTTGCTCCAGGTTGTTGCCTTCCATTATTAAGCCTTTCCTTAAACCCTAACTCTCTGCACTATATAATGTTAGAAGGAAAGGATGTTGCTCGATTACATTCAACTTATTTTCATGTGCAAAACTATTGCCCACTAATCCACCGGTTAGAGAAGAAGTGGAATGTCAACTGACCGTTGAACCCCGCCCTTTGCTTTATTGAGTATTCGCTTCAGTCATATACGCCGAGTATTGGGTTCGGAAAGCCCAACATCATATGACAGTAAGTAATGGATCATAAAGTAGAGTCGGGCTGGGTTCAGGTTCCCAACATCGTCCTCCTTACACGCCCCGATCTGTCCCATGTGCCCTAAACCCTAATCACATGCTACTATGTGGTTTTATTCATGTGATGGGAAGGCCTTTCTGGATTTTTATCCTGTTTGGTGGGGTTGGGAGACGAATCCAATTTTAAGCTTACAAAGTGAAAGGCTTGTGGTTAACAAAAGACCCAGCTGTTCTGGAAAAGGTGATCGCAATGTAATGCTTATGCTCTCAGCTACAGGTTTGCAaaatttttgtctttcttaTAAAAAGATGGTAATACAAGTTTATTAAGTTGAAGCAAAGTTTGATCAAGTGAAGtctaattaaaaagaattaagtaGCGGTTTTTAATTGTACTGCTGCTAATGCAAAATTGGTCTTGCAAGAGATGGAAAATTAGGTAGTAAACTTCACTTATGTCTTTGTAGTTttagcttcttctttttttgtttcacaTAATATCTACGATTTTTGTTCTcaattaatgtttttatttctaaaagaGTTTATACCGCTATTTtcacttaataaaattatcgaaatatttttattttcacattttacaaaataaaattaacaatataatttttatgggAATAGAACTTATTTATAgtgttaattgaaaaaaaaaatcatactaTACTATTTGGAAAAAGTTAAAACTACAAGGTTCACATAAGTTAAAAGTTCATTAtcgcatgatgaatttgattccATATTCCtttttacaaaagaaaaaagaaaaagaaaatctaattttaaaatttgcaaCCAAAGAGAAATAGAGCTTTTGCTTAAAATATCAATACTGTTGGTAATGGTACTGACCCTAAAATAGAATGAAAACTAGTGTCggcaaaatatttttattcaaaatgacACATTGTTCATGGCAGAATTGCCACCTAattgcaaataaaaaaaaaaaaggggggaaTGGTCCACATTTTGGTGTGATTCTAGTAGATAAGCCATGTACTTGGcacacaaaatagaaaaaagaaaataaaaaaaaatacaagtagCAAAGGTTTGGTGGTTGGGCCATCATCTTTGGACAAACAAACGATAAACAGAGAGAAGCGTCTCCTTTTCCCTGGTGAACAAGTCTTCTGAATTCTCCCCACCGACACTGGTGGCAGGGCCCTGCCCGGGGGATGGATGACGTGTTCTTATGCCCTACTTGCTTTGTCGTTGGTTATATGCGGTTTCCATATTTGCTTGCTGTTACTGTTTGGGTTCCATTCCAAGGATACCCCTACTCCGTTCAAGACAATTACACCATTTAACAATGTCAAGATGCCAGATCATATTACACAAATTTaggatgattttttttattcagaTGGCATACAATCATATGCTTCACCAACTACTCAATCAAATTACTGGTACACCCATTCACAATTCAATAAAATGGGCAATATAGTAATTTTGTAAATCTTTTGTATGAAGATTATATTGaatcatgaaaaaaaaagtaagattGTTGCTTTTGAAgttagtttgtttttattataaaatatctcaattttttaagttttaatggaaattttaaacgaattcattagtttttaaaataaatatttcgTATCAAAAAATATCTTTCGATAGATAAATAGATCTCGTCgttaatttattattagtgtttttattaatttagtgatgtaataatattgaaaagataattttattttttattaattaaaaattattattatataatttttataaaaaaattaataatttttttgattttttgttaataGTATTAACACTTTtaaagcatattgtcaatttCTAATACTAATAGATTTCGtgtgaaattataattaaaagttaaaaataatgtatttTACCTTTGTTTTTAACTTACTTGATTATTAAAAATGCAAAGATTCTCTTTGGGTTTCATATTTTGTGAATTGTCTAATTTGAGggtaatataaaaatatatttttttaatttttttaaaaaaataaattagtacAGAAGGATATCATGGTGATTTTACATCTGCACGTTAACTAACGACAGCTGCAGCCAGATTGCATTGATGGCTGGATCTCTCTCAGACACAGAACTATAAGCTTTTGCAAGCTCACTCGTACTCAAAAAAGAGCTCCCTTTCTATGTGAGAAggatcttttctttctctctctttccatTTCCTTGTGCAGATCTTAAGCTTAATCACAGCACAGAACATCAGATAAACTATCCGGGTCTGCATCAAGACATGGAGACTGTCTTGTCTTCAGCTTCTGGATCCATTTCCAAGCTCTGTAGCTTTACCATTGTGCTTCTCTTCTTGTTCTCCTGCTCCACTTTCACTTCTACAGGTAAGTTTCCAGTCAAATGCATGGTTTTTCTTAAAGGGACTAGTTTTTGTTTGTAAAGAAATTGAATCTGGGTTTTGCTTAAATACTTCCTTAGAGTTTGGAGTTTGACTGTTCTCATTAGGTGGTTGATTGCTAATTATAATAACataatgttattttgttttggtaACCAAGTTTGTTAATATAAAGGGCAAACTGGGTTGCTGAAATTAGCTTCAAAACTTGATCTTGTAGTTTCTTTATGTCTTGATTGGATTGGAAAGTTGAATTGAGTTATCTGATTTTGGCTGCTGTTAAGAAGTTGAAGAGATTGgagaaaatggaatttttcttcttgtttttttaaGACCTTCTTCCCTAATGAATGATCAGTTACTCTGTTTCATCAGTTTgacatttattttaatttccaaaagAAGAAATGTAAGCATAATGAGTGTAAGTCAGATTGGGTTTTTGCATCATTTGTTTTCCCTATTCTTCTTAAAAAGTGGCtcaattttagtttttctacGGCAAAGAGGGTATTTCGTGGGAGAAGAGAAATGAAAGAACTAAAACAGTGCTGGACACACTGAGATTTAAGTGCTTTAAccaataaaaaagagaaaaacttaCCAAGAATGGAGATCTGTGCGCTCGAAATGTAAGATCACATTGTACAGTATTTACCGACATGGAACTGACCAAATTTGACCCCAAAGACTTTTAAGTTTAGTGTCATAATGCAAGAGATACTTATTGAAGTTTATAATTGAAGTCACCATCATAACAATCATACCTATAATacacaaaaggaaaaagattggAGGGCTACTTTTACTTTTATGGTGTAGTAcatgaaattattaaaatgctTTACATCTATGCCATTGGGCTATCAAGGcattttactttttgtttggATCTTTTATGTTTCTGCAAGTTGCAGTAAATAATGCTAGACAGGCCAAAGGTCTCTACCCAGGCCAAGGCCAAAAGAGCAAAATGCTATTGACGAGCAAACTTCATTTTTTGCATGTTAATTTCTGATTTTGTGATCCAGACCTTAATTCACAATAGTATTTGTTCAAAACTCATGCCTtaagtattttttaattagaGTTTTGGGATCTTTTGGCTGTTTCTGTAGAAGCTTATGATGCACTTGATCCAACTGGCAATGTCACTATCAAATGGGACGTAATAAGCTGGACTCCAGATGGCTATGTTGTAAGTATTACTGAAGGGTCAGGGTTGCATTTGCTTTTTTACATATAAAGAGCTACTAACTTAccttcaaaaatcaaaatagatTTTTGGAAAGATTTTCTATCAGACGTTTAATGCATTGATTTGATTGTTTGCTTTTGTTgattagttttcaaaagaaatcactgatgtcttttttttttggtgtgtATGCAACTGCCTCTTTACTGCACAGAATAATTTTCAATGGAGCATTGcttttttgcttttcattttctttcaaggCTCACAAAAAGTGCTTTTCTTCAACACATTCAGAAATATAACACTTAGGGTGAAAATATAGCCAATCCAGCATTGCAGTTCCAtgagtttttgttttgatgttaaagccttttttattttccttctttcctgGATTTCCAATACTAATTATCATTCTTACGACTTTGGTAGGCGGTTGTTACAATTTACAATTTCCAACAGTATCGCCATATTCAGGCACCTGGTTGGACGTTGGGGTGGACATGGGCAAAAAAGGAAGTAATCTGGAGCATGATGGGAGCCCAAACTACAGAGCAAGGGGATTGTTCAAAGTTCAAGGGAAACATACCACATTGCTGTAAAAAGGATCCAACAGTTGTGGATTTATTGCCTGGAACTCCTTATAACCAGCAGATAGCAAATTGCTGCAAAGGCGGGGTGATAAATTCATGGGTTCAAGACCCTGCCAATGCAGCAAGCTCATTTCAGGTTAGTGTTGGTGCTGCAGGAACAACTAACAAAACTGTGAGAGTGCCTAGAAACTTTACCCTAAGAGCACCAGGTCCTGGATATACTTGTGGGCCTGCCAAGATTGTGAGACCAACTAAATTCGTGACTCCGGATAAAAGGAGAATAACTCAAGCTATGAGTAAGTTCCTTGCTAAACTACAGCTCTGCTTTTTTAGTCTGCACTAATCAAGTTAGATATAACCCTGTTTGACTTGTTATATAGATACGTCATCTGGCAACACATTACTGATTTTCATTTGAACAATATCTATATGCTTACAAACATACTTGCTTCActtacaaaatttaaataccTAGTATGATGTATGTTCTATGAAtttgtataaaaatattgttggaATTTAGTAGTTTTCGATGAAGAAAGTTAAATAGTAACATCTgcaacaatttttttcttcataatGGGCTAAAGCTTGAACTAAGATGGAAAGTGAACTAAGTGTATTTTTTTGGTAATAATTCAGGATGGTGGAACAATCTTCTAACTTCAGTCTATCTTACCTTCATCTCATTGCAGTGACATGGAATGTTACATGCACATATTCACAATTCCTGGCTCAGAAGACACCTACTTGTTGTGTCTCCCTCTCTTCCTTCTATAATGACACCATTGTAAGCTGCCCGACATGTGCTTGTGGCTGTCAAAATAACATAACAGAACCTGGGAGCTGTGTAAGGTAAGTTATCTCATTTGTCTGCCCTTTTCGCCCTCTAATTATCCTTTACATTTTTGCAGTTTTTctaatttctctctctccgtgtcttttcttttttcttggtgATGACATCCTGCAGTGAAAGGTCTCCATATTTGGCTTCAGCTGTTTCTGGTCCAGGCAAATCTAGCAATTCACCTCTGCTTCAGTGTACAAGCCATATGTGTCCTGTTCGAGTTCACTGGCATGTTAAGCTCAACTACAAGGAGTATTGGCGTGTGAAAATCACAATCACCAATTTCAATTACAGAATGAATTACACACAGTGGAATCTAGTTGTGCAACATCCGAACTTTGACAATCTTACCCAGCTTTTCAGCTTTCATTACAAATCATTAACTCCATATGCTGGCTTAAGTAAGTCTAAGTTTGCCATGATTTATTTCTTTGAAGTAGCATCATGTCATTTTCCAGAATCTGTGCATAGTTCTCTGTTATATTTCTAATATATACTTTGTGACCATGAACTCGATGAACCTTTCTTATGCAGATGATACTGCCATGTTATGGGGAGTTAAGTTTTACAATGATTTGCTCTCAGAAGCTGGCCCTCTTGGGAATGTGCAGTCAGAACTACTATTCCAAAAAGATGCAGCAACTTTTACTTTTGAAAAGGGATGGGCTTTCCCGAGGAGGATATATTTTAATGGTGATAACTGTGTCATGCCACCTCCAGATGCCTATCCATGGTTGCCAAATTCTGGTTTTAGGCCAGTTATCTCTCTATGTCAGCTGGTCATGACAATCTTGGCATCTATTGTTTTCTTATGGGCTTATATGTGATGAATAATGTCTGGGAAACTGCTACAGCCATTTGTTTGACAGCCCGCAAATCCCATCTGATTTATATTAATACACTGAAGCTTATAATGATCCACTTGATGGGGTTGGAATAGTGTTGGT
This window encodes:
- the LOC18604864 gene encoding cleavage stimulation factor subunit 50 isoform X1, which encodes MEGNNLEQTLQEGKLYRQLNSLIVAHLRHHNLTQAARAVAAATMTPLDVEAPPNKLLELVAKGLAVEKDEMLRGVSSSALFDLGGALAYGSIPAPRVSSVDFSAVQDTKGSSKSFPKHETRHLSEHKNIARCARFSPDGRFVATGSADTSIKLFEISKIKQMMLPDSKDGPVRPVIRTFYDHVQPINDLDFHPQSTVLISGAKDHTIKFFDFSKATAKRAFRVIQDTHNVRSVSFHPSGDFLLAGTDHPIAHLYDVNTFQCYLSANPPEIGVNGAINQVRYSSTGGMYVTASKDGAIRLWDGISASCVRSIVGAHGTAEATSACFTKDQRFVLSCGKDSTVKLWEIGTGRLVKQYLGSTHTQSRCQAVFNDTEEFVLSIDEPSNEIVIWDALTAEKVAKWPSNHIGAPRWIDHSPTEAAFISCGTDRSVRFWKEIL
- the LOC18604864 gene encoding cleavage stimulation factor subunit 50 isoform X2, translated to MLRGVSSSALFDLGGALAYGSIPAPRVSSVDFSAVQDTKGSSKSFPKHETRHLSEHKNIARCARFSPDGRFVATGSADTSIKLFEISKIKQMMLPDSKDGPVRPVIRTFYDHVQPINDLDFHPQSTVLISGAKDHTIKFFDFSKATAKRAFRVIQDTHNVRSVSFHPSGDFLLAGTDHPIAHLYDVNTFQCYLSANPPEIGVNGAINQVRYSSTGGMYVTASKDGAIRLWDGISASCVRSIVGAHGTAEATSACFTKDQRFVLSCGKDSTVKLWEIGTGRLVKQYLGSTHTQSRCQAVFNDTEEFVLSIDEPSNEIVIWDALTAEKVAKWPSNHIGAPRWIDHSPTEAAFISCGTDRSVRFWKEIL
- the LOC18604865 gene encoding protein COBRA, encoding METVLSSASGSISKLCSFTIVLLFLFSCSTFTSTEAYDALDPTGNVTIKWDVISWTPDGYVAVVTIYNFQQYRHIQAPGWTLGWTWAKKEVIWSMMGAQTTEQGDCSKFKGNIPHCCKKDPTVVDLLPGTPYNQQIANCCKGGVINSWVQDPANAASSFQVSVGAAGTTNKTVRVPRNFTLRAPGPGYTCGPAKIVRPTKFVTPDKRRITQAMMTWNVTCTYSQFLAQKTPTCCVSLSSFYNDTIVSCPTCACGCQNNITEPGSCVSERSPYLASAVSGPGKSSNSPLLQCTSHMCPVRVHWHVKLNYKEYWRVKITITNFNYRMNYTQWNLVVQHPNFDNLTQLFSFHYKSLTPYAGLNDTAMLWGVKFYNDLLSEAGPLGNVQSELLFQKDAATFTFEKGWAFPRRIYFNGDNCVMPPPDAYPWLPNSGFRPVISLCQLVMTILASIVFLWAYM